DNA from Desulforamulus hydrothermalis Lam5 = DSM 18033:
TCCGGCCATGATGTGTGCCGGGGACGTCAACCCTGGGTAGACGGTTCAAACACTTGCAACCTAAAAGGAGTTTGCTATGTTATCCCGTCATAATTTTAACCTGCAGGACATTAATCAACTGGAAGTGGAGCTTTTTATCGGCAGGCTGCGCAAGGTGTTGGTGGGCAGCGGCCTGTTGATATGGACGTTGCTGGTGCAATTTAATGCAATCAGCCCTGGACAGGGAACAGCGGTTGCACTGGCGGTCATATATTGTTTCTGGATAGAAAAATATTACCGCAACTATGGGGTAAAAGGATGGCAATATTTGTCCAGCAGCCTGGATTTTGTTTTAATCTGGGGCATACTTTCTTTAATGGTGAATTTCCAACCTCATTTTCTGGGATTGTTTTTGGTTAATGCTGTCTTACTGGCTATGCGGTTTGGCTTAGCAGGCTGGCCCTGGCTGGTTGCTAACGGGCTATTATTCAGTGGTGCCGTGTATTTTGGCGGTCATTGGGACAGTTACAGTTGGCAGATCATCTGGCTGCTGCTGGTATCTGTGCTAAGCACCCGGCTTGCCCAGCAGCACCGGCAGATGGACAGGCGCCTGCTGGCTCTCCACCGTTTGAGCCACCACTTTAATGCTGCCCTGCGGGTAAGTGAAGTGATACAAAAGGCTTTGCAAGAGCTAAAATCCATTTGGCCCAACAACCATATCAGTATTGCAGAGTTAAATTGTCAGGGAGATTTTATCATTTTGGGCTCAACCAGGAATGAATTGCCGGGGAAACTGGAATTAGGAACGGCTGTCACAACTCAATTAGTACAGCAGCAGGAAATGGCAGTAATTAAAAATACTCTGCTGGACAAACGTTTAGCCAATGATTTTTTGAAAAAATTTTATCTGCGCTCTGTCCTGCTGGTGCCGGTGGTTGTCCAGGGGGAAACGACCGGTCTGGTTATTCTGGAAGCGCCCGCTTTGCAGGATTTTAACCATGATGAAATGGCAATTATCATGCTGGCAGCTACGCAAATCGGTATCAGTTTAAAGAATGCCGGGTTATACGAACGAATGG
Protein-coding regions in this window:
- a CDS encoding GGDEF domain-containing protein, whose amino-acid sequence is MLSRHNFNLQDINQLEVELFIGRLRKVLVGSGLLIWTLLVQFNAISPGQGTAVALAVIYCFWIEKYYRNYGVKGWQYLSSSLDFVLIWGILSLMVNFQPHFLGLFLVNAVLLAMRFGLAGWPWLVANGLLFSGAVYFGGHWDSYSWQIIWLLLVSVLSTRLAQQHRQMDRRLLALHRLSHHFNAALRVSEVIQKALQELKSIWPNNHISIAELNCQGDFIILGSTRNELPGKLELGTAVTTQLVQQQEMAVIKNTLLDKRLANDFLKKFYLRSVLLVPVVVQGETTGLVILEAPALQDFNHDEMAIIMLAATQIGISLKNAGLYERMENLARLDELTKVYNRRALYDVASQEFILAHYKNSRLALVMLDLDHFKKINDEFGHPAGDQVLVRVASVMKAHLRQGDSVARYGGEEFVLVLPGASRQVALEVAERIRAAVANLNWQDGWQVTVSAGVAAYPEDGRDLPELLKKADLALYRAKARGRNRVQAYGGNENIINLDTSKTSAG